The Acanthopagrus latus isolate v.2019 chromosome 13, fAcaLat1.1, whole genome shotgun sequence genome contains a region encoding:
- the LOC119030699 gene encoding uncharacterized protein LOC119030699, whose protein sequence is MTSVFIIFTLATAALAKGVIECNFLEHTGPGLCSGAVGQLLIFHLTVAVNPDIVLKKDNKHMILKVKNHSVTGNNEEYESFTNGILKLGKATKRHSGDYLLEEYGSNGNLLKKINVQLEITATVSKPAVSQVCLSPDLMNISCSSEGDAVEFTLTLDGHLLLRTEGCSLRQSSGTINHQTEDRSSVSSVTVSLYGQLTGHLMCHVGNNVSRDETVVHLTNCGEVSSVCVVTVAVTAGVVSLLLLGLLCLWIKRLRNQSRPTTVDEGNGEAEIIYSHVRVTQKPRA, encoded by the exons ATGACTTCagtcttcatcatcttcacttTGGCAACAGCAGCTCTGGCAAAAG GAGTGATTGAATGTAATTTCCTTGAACATACTGGACCTGGACTGTGTTCTGGAGCAGTGGGACAGCTGCTGATTTTTCATCTGACGGTTGCAGTTAATCCAGATATCGTGCTGAAAAAGGATAACAAGcacatgattttaaaagtaaaaaatcacagtgtgacTGGGAATAATGAGGAATATGAGTCATTCACCAACGGAATATTAAAACTGGGGAAGGCAACGAAAAGACACTCTGGAGATTACCTGTTGGAAGAATATGGATCTAATGGaaatttactgaaaaaaatcaatgtgcAACTAGAAATAActg CCACAGTGTCAAAGCCGgctgtgtctcaggtgtgtttgtctccagacCTGATGAACATCAGTTGCTCCTCAGAGGGAGATGCAGTCGAGTTCACGTTGACGTTGGACGGTCACTTACTGCTGCGGACTGAAGGCTGCAGCCTGCGGCAGAGCAGCGGGACGATAAACCATCAGACTGAAGACAGATCCAGCGTTTCAAGTGTCACCGTCAGCTTGTACGGTCAGCTGACAGGACACTTGATGTGTCATGTTGGGAACAATGTGAGCAGAGATGAAACCGTTGTTCACCTGACAAACTGTGGAG aagTTTCTTCCGTCTGTGTTGTGACTGTAGCTGTGACAGCTGGTgttgtctctctccttctgctcgGGCTGCTGTGTCTTTGGATTAAACGTCTTCGGAACCAGTCGAGACCCACGACTGTTGATGAGG GCAACGGTGAAGCTGAAATTATCTACTCACATGTGAGAGTGACACAGAAACCAAGAGCTTGA